Proteins encoded within one genomic window of Arachis ipaensis cultivar K30076 chromosome B08, Araip1.1, whole genome shotgun sequence:
- the LOC107613340 gene encoding zinc finger BED domain-containing protein RICESLEEPER 1 — translation MEISNDSGIKKPKRLTSVVWNHFERVRKADVCYAVCVHCNKKLSGSSNSGTTHLRNHLIRCLKRSNFDVSQLLAAKRRKKDTAVSVANLSYDEGQAKEEYIKPTIIKFEPEHKKDEIINFGGRKFDQEKSRLDLAHMIILHGYPLNMVEHVGFKVFVKNLQPLFEFMPNSGIEVSCMEIYMKEKQKVYNMINKSHGRINLSIEMWSSVESCSYLCIAAHYIDEGWTLQKKILNFVTLDPSHTEDLLPEVIIKCLNEWDIDCKLFALTLDDFSIDGDITLRIKQQISEKRSFINTRQLLDIRSAGHLLSSMVQDATEALHEVIEKIRDSIRYIRSSQVVQGKFNEIAQQAGINSQKALFLDFPAQWKSTYLMLETAVEYKTVFALFQEQDSSYSSAISDEEWEWATSVTGYLKLIVEITNVFSGNRSPTANIYFPEICDIHIQLIDWCRSSDNFISSLATKMKGRFDKYWGKCSTALAVAAILDPRFKMKLVEYYYSQIYGSTALDRIKEVSGVIKELFNAYSICSTMVDQGSTLPGISLPSSSYDARDRLKGFDKFLHETSQSQSMASDLDKYLEEPIFPRNSDFNILNWWRVHMPRYPILSMMARDILGTPMSTMAPELAFGISGRVLDPARAALNPDTRQALICTHDWLQNESGDLNQSSSHFALPLLIDSN, via the exons ATGGAAATATCAAATGATTCAGGCATAAAGAAACCGAAAAGGCTGACATCTGTTGTGTGGAATCACTTTGAAAGGGTTAGGAAGGCTGATGTCTGCTATGCTGTTTGTGTGCATTGTAACAAGAAACTCAGTGGATCAAGTAACAGTGGAACAACTCATTTGAGGAACCACTTGATTCGATGTCTGAAAAGGTCCAACTTTGATGTCTCTCAGCTGCTTGCAGCaaagagaaggaaaaaagatACTGCTGTTAGTGTTGCAAATCTTAGTTATGATGAAGGTCAGGCGAAAGAAGAATACATAAAGCCAACAATCATTAAGTTTGAACCGGAACACAAGAAAGATGAAATCATCAACTTTGGTGGTCGAAAATTTGATCAGGAGAAGAGTCGACTTGATCTTGCCCACATGATTATATTACATGGATACCCATTGAACATGGTGGAACATGTAGGATTCAAGGTCTTTGTGAAGAACCTTCAGCCACTCTTTGAGTTTATGCCAAATAGTGGTATAGAGGTTTCTTGTATGGAAATCTACATGAAGGAGAAACAGAAAGTGTATAACATGATAAACAAATCACATGGCAGGATTAATCTTTCGATTGAAATGTGGTCATCAGTAGAAAGTTGTTCATATTTGTGCATAGCTGCACATTATATTGATGAGGGATGGACGTTACAAAAGAAGATCCTGAACTTTGTCACACTTGATCCTTCTCATACTGAAGACCTGCTTCCAGAAGTGATCATTAAATGTCTAAATGAATGGGATATTGATTGTAAGCTGTTTGCCTTAACACTGGATGACTTTTCCATTGATGGTGACATTACACTTAGAATCAAACAGCAAATTTCTGAGAAGAGGTCTTTCATAAACACTCGTCAACTACTTGACATACGCTCAGCAGGACATCTCCTAAGTTCCATGGTTCAAGATGCCACAGAGGCACTGCATGAAGTGATTGAAAAGATTCGGGACAGCATCAGATATATTAGAAGTTCGCAAGTAGTACAAGGAAAGTTTAATGAAATTGCTCAACAAGCTGGCATTAACTCTCAGAAGGCCCTGTTTCTGGATTTTCCAGCTCAGTGGAAATCAACATATCTCATGCTTGAAACAGCAGTAGAATACAAGACCGTTTTTGCTCTCTTCCAAGAGCAAGATTCCTCCTATTCATCCGCAATTAGCGATGAAGAATGGGAATGGGCAACTTCAGTTACTGGATATTTGAAACTTATAGTTGAAATTACTAATGTCTTTTCAGGCAACCGGTCTCCTACTGCAAACATATATTTCCCTGAAATTTGTGACATCCATATCCAATTAATTGACTGGTGCAGAAGTTCAGATAATTTTATTAGTTCTCTGGCAACGAAGATGAAAGGCAGGTTTGATAAGTACTGGGGCAAGTGCAGCACAGCTTTAGCAGTAGCAGCTATATTAGACCCGCGCTTTAAAATGAAGCTGGTGGAATACTACTACTCACAAATATATGGGAGCACTGCTTTGGATCGGATCAAAGAAGTTTCTGGTGTGATCAAAGAACTTTTTAATGCATACTCTATCTGTTCAACTATGGTTGATCAAGGCTCAACCTTGCCTGGCATCAGCTTACCTAGTTCAAGTTATGATGCTAGGGATAGACTCAAAGGGTTTGACAAATTCCTTCATGAGACATCACAGAGTCAGAGCATGGCATCTGACTTAGACAAGTATTTGGAGGAACCAATTTTCCCTCGTAATTCTGATTTTAACATATTGAACTGGTGGAGAGTCCACATGCCAAGGTACCCGATTCTATCGATGATGGCACGTGATATTCTGGGGACTCCAATGTCAACAATGGCACCAGAATTGGCATTTGGCATCAGCGGAAGAGTTCTAGACCCTGCTCGCGCTGCATTGAATCCTGATACACGACAGGCTCTAATATGCACACACGATTGGCTCCAAAATGAATCAGGAG ATTTAAATCAATCCTCAAGCCATTTTGCTCTACCCCTTCTCATTGATTCAAATTAG